TCGACGGCGTCGCACGCACCTCTCCCGCCCGGGCGGCCTACGTTGCCGGACCGTGGGGTGCGGTGGCGTCGCTGTCCCCGGAGCTTTTCCTTCAGCGCCGTGGCGCGGTCGTGACGTCCAGCCCGATCAAGGGCACCCTGCCACTGGATGCCTGGCCGTCGGCGCTGCGAACTTCGGCGAAAGACGTGGCCGAAAACATCATGATCGTGGACCTGGTCCGCAATGACCTTGGCCGGGTGGCGATCGTCGGCACGGTCACCGTGCCCGAACTGTTGGTCGTGCGGCGTGCGCCTGGGGTGTGGCACCTGGTGTCCACCGTGTCGGCGCGGGTTCCCGTCGAGCTGCCGACGTCGGCGCTGCTGGACGCCGCCTTTCCCCCGGCCTCGGTCACCGGAACCCCCAAACACCGTGCCCGCCAACTGATTTCCCAATGGGAACAGAACCGTCGTGGAATATATTGCGGCACAATCGGTTTGGCATCCCCAATCGCCGGATGCGAGCTGAACGTCGCGATCCGTACCGTCGAATTCGACGCCGCGAGCAACGCCGTGCTTGGCGTCGGCGGCGGGATCACCGCCGACTCGGATCCCGACGCCGAATGGGAGGAATGCCTGCACAAGGCGGCCCCGATCGTCGGGCTGCCGTCCATCGCGACCGCGGCGCCGGTCGGCTAGTTGAAATGCGCACGAATTTCGGATAACACTCCGCATGGGAGACCGCGCGCGCCTAAGCTCCATACATCGGCCCGCGCCGATCGCGAGTCGACTGCTGGAGGGGTCAGTCATGAGAATCGCTGTTCTCGGCGCCGCAGCCTCTGCCCTGATGGGTGGGACGCTGGCGGTGACGCCGCTGACCTCGGTCAGCACTCCGCTGCCGGCCGCGGGAGGATGCGGCACAGGCGGGGCGGTATGCGAGAAAGTCGCGTCGGTCCTCATGCCCGAGACGCCGAAATCATCGGGAGCGGCCGCCGATGCGGTAGCGCCACACGCAGCGCCGTTTTCGGAAGCGAGCAATGTGATCGCGCCCGGTGTGCCTGCAGAACCCGGTGTGCCGTCGGCCGCCGCCGCGGTGCCCGGGGTGGGGGGACCGGGGGTCGGCGTGGGCGGGGGCGTACCGGCCGTGGCGGGAGGAGTCGGCCTGCCCGATATCGCGGGTATGGGCGTGCCCGACGTCGCAGGGCTCGTGCCCGGCTTGGCGAACCCGGCCGCCCTGCTGCCCGGCTTGGCCGGCCTTGCCGGCGTGCCCAGCGGGGCGGCGGTGGCCTTGTCGGTCGTGCAGGGGGTCGTGGGCGTGGGAGGCACCGTCGTGGGTGTCGGGTCCGGCCTCGTGGGCACCGTGACCAGTGCCGCGATAGCGCTGACTTACCTCCACAACTTGGGCGTCCTGCCGAACCTGAGCCTCCCGTCGCTGCCGGGGATCAGCCTCCCCACCGCCGCGGCGGCAATCCCGGGGGCAGCGGC
The nucleotide sequence above comes from Mycobacterium malmoense. Encoded proteins:
- a CDS encoding aminodeoxychorismate synthase component I, whose amino-acid sequence is MRIDRLGDLGAAPRVLRAVGDATGRLGLPPPAALSGDWFGALAVIAPSVAVRPVGAGDVFAVAPGPQSPDCAAVGGGWVGYLSYPDPGADGRPHRIPEAAGGWTDCVLRRDRDGQWWYESLSGAPMPGWLAAALAATPAPARDCRIAWDTPDRAAHRGGVLACLDAIGAGEVYQACVCTQFIGTVTGAALDFFIDGVARTSPARAAYVAGPWGAVASLSPELFLQRRGAVVTSSPIKGTLPLDAWPSALRTSAKDVAENIMIVDLVRNDLGRVAIVGTVTVPELLVVRRAPGVWHLVSTVSARVPVELPTSALLDAAFPPASVTGTPKHRARQLISQWEQNRRGIYCGTIGLASPIAGCELNVAIRTVEFDAASNAVLGVGGGITADSDPDAEWEECLHKAAPIVGLPSIATAAPVG